One window of the uncultured Paludibaculum sp. genome contains the following:
- a CDS encoding beta-galactosidase family protein codes for MNRRDALGVLAAAAARPLVAAPARQTFGVEGDRFVLNGKPWVIRSGEMHYARVPREYWRDRMQKMRAMGLNTLCMYSFWNMHEPRPGEFDFTGNLDIAAFIRTAQEEGLWVIVRPGPYSCAEWEFGGYPSWLFKDPDIRVRTTDPRFLEPASRYLKRLVKEVVPMQITRGGPVILAQVENEYGSFGKDKEYLNAIRKMLVDGGLEVTLYTSDGSLDYMLNGGTLPDLLSVVNFGGDPRGEFANFAKFRQSVPQMCGEYWVGWFDHWGEKHHVGDNKVHLDGLDWMLSRNISFNLYMVHGGTSFGPMAGANFDKAYQPDITSYDYDSPIDEAGRPAKKFTAYRDVIAKHLLPGEVIPDLPAPMPTLEIPRFALKESAPLLPEMKPVLTAERPQTFEAIGLDYGFVLYETPVMVDAHGKLRIDGLHDFAVVMQGSRVLGRLDRRLDEDSLEVVLQAGEPLRILVENMGRINFGLKLMEDRKGILGAVTMNGEELHGWSMSPYRIEKLQRLPFKTEKTAAPAFWRGRFALAAAVDTYIDTQGWGKGYVWVNSYCLGRHWKIGPQQTLYCPKQFLHRGMNEVVVLDLEEGGVRTLSGVKDPIWANA; via the coding sequence ATGAACCGGCGAGATGCTTTGGGTGTACTGGCTGCTGCCGCGGCGCGGCCGTTGGTGGCGGCTCCGGCACGGCAGACGTTTGGCGTGGAGGGCGACCGGTTCGTTTTGAACGGGAAGCCATGGGTCATCCGGTCTGGCGAAATGCACTACGCCCGGGTCCCGCGCGAGTATTGGCGTGATCGCATGCAGAAGATGCGGGCGATGGGGCTGAACACGCTTTGCATGTACTCGTTCTGGAACATGCACGAGCCCAGGCCGGGCGAGTTCGACTTCACCGGCAATCTCGACATTGCGGCCTTCATCCGCACAGCGCAGGAGGAGGGGCTATGGGTGATTGTGCGGCCGGGGCCGTATAGCTGCGCCGAGTGGGAGTTCGGCGGTTATCCATCGTGGCTCTTCAAAGACCCTGACATTCGCGTGCGGACCACGGATCCACGCTTTCTCGAGCCGGCGAGCCGGTATCTGAAGCGGCTGGTGAAGGAAGTGGTCCCGATGCAGATCACGCGCGGCGGACCGGTGATTCTGGCTCAGGTCGAGAACGAGTATGGTTCGTTTGGCAAGGACAAGGAGTATCTGAACGCCATCCGGAAGATGCTGGTCGATGGCGGCCTGGAGGTGACGCTCTATACGTCGGACGGGTCGCTCGATTACATGCTGAACGGCGGCACGCTGCCGGATCTGCTTTCCGTGGTGAACTTCGGCGGAGACCCGCGCGGCGAGTTTGCGAACTTCGCCAAGTTCCGCCAGAGTGTTCCGCAGATGTGTGGTGAATACTGGGTGGGTTGGTTTGACCACTGGGGCGAGAAGCACCACGTCGGGGACAACAAGGTGCATCTGGACGGGCTGGACTGGATGCTGTCGCGGAACATCTCCTTCAACCTCTACATGGTCCATGGTGGGACATCGTTCGGGCCGATGGCCGGAGCGAACTTCGACAAGGCGTATCAGCCGGACATCACGAGTTACGACTACGACTCGCCAATCGACGAGGCGGGCCGGCCGGCGAAGAAGTTCACGGCTTATCGGGACGTCATCGCGAAGCACCTTCTGCCGGGCGAGGTGATTCCAGACTTGCCGGCGCCCATGCCCACCCTTGAGATTCCGAGGTTTGCGCTGAAGGAGTCCGCGCCCCTGCTACCGGAGATGAAGCCGGTCTTGACCGCCGAGCGGCCCCAGACCTTCGAGGCAATTGGGTTGGACTATGGCTTCGTTCTGTACGAGACGCCGGTTATGGTGGACGCTCACGGCAAGCTGCGGATCGACGGCCTGCACGACTTCGCAGTGGTAATGCAGGGATCGCGCGTGCTGGGCCGGTTGGACAGGCGACTGGATGAGGATTCGCTGGAGGTGGTCCTGCAGGCTGGAGAACCCTTGCGGATCCTGGTGGAGAACATGGGCCGCATCAACTTTGGATTGAAGTTGATGGAAGACCGGAAGGGGATTCTTGGCGCGGTCACGATGAACGGCGAGGAACTGCACGGCTGGAGCATGAGCCCTTACCGGATCGAGAAACTGCAGCGGTTGCCCTTCAAGACCGAGAAGACGGCCGCACCCGCGTTCTGGCGGGGCCGGTTCGCGTTGGCTGCGGCCGTGGATACCTACATCGACACACAGGGTTGGGGCAAAGGCTACGTGTGGGTGAATAGCTATTGCCTCGGCCGGCATTGGAAGATCGGTCCGCAGCAGACGCTCTACTGCCCGAAGCAGTTCCTGCACCGCGGCATGAACGAGGTGGTGGTGCTAGATCTGGAGGAGGGCGGGGTGCGGACTCTGTCCGGCGTCAAGGACCCGATCTGGGCGAATGCCTGA
- a CDS encoding DUF2891 domain-containing protein, translating into MRILLLGLWLAGGLMAQTAFDAAAAGRFAKLALDCIHQEYPNKIAHALSSDADVKPPRALTPAFYGCFDWHSCVHGHWLLVRLARKFPQAEFAAEARRAVAESLTPDHIAQEVKYLNAPGRATFERPYGLAWLLQLAAELHEWDDPQARVWAANLKPLEAAVTARLSSWLPKLAWPIRTGEHNNTAFSLGLMIDYARVTGNTEFGRLVESRARDYYLKDKACPLAYEPSGEDFLSPCLAEADVVRRILPSQEFGMWLTAFLPRVDMEPTVVTDVTDGKMWHLAGLNLSRAWMLEGVVARLPASDPRRVPLGTLAARLKEAGLASITGAHYEGGHWLGSFAVYLVSGRGL; encoded by the coding sequence ATGCGGATTCTGCTGCTTGGATTGTGGCTGGCCGGAGGTCTGATGGCCCAAACTGCGTTTGACGCCGCCGCGGCGGGACGGTTTGCGAAGCTCGCCCTGGATTGCATTCACCAGGAGTACCCGAACAAGATCGCCCACGCCCTGAGTTCCGACGCGGACGTGAAGCCGCCTCGGGCGTTGACGCCCGCGTTCTATGGCTGCTTCGACTGGCATTCCTGTGTACACGGACATTGGCTGCTGGTGCGCCTGGCGCGCAAGTTCCCGCAGGCGGAGTTCGCGGCAGAGGCGCGGCGGGCCGTGGCGGAGAGTCTGACTCCGGACCACATCGCGCAGGAAGTGAAGTATCTCAACGCTCCCGGCCGGGCGACCTTTGAACGGCCCTACGGATTGGCGTGGCTGCTGCAACTGGCGGCGGAACTGCATGAGTGGGACGATCCACAGGCTCGCGTCTGGGCGGCCAACTTGAAGCCGCTCGAAGCGGCGGTGACGGCGCGGCTGAGTTCGTGGCTGCCCAAGTTGGCCTGGCCGATTCGTACGGGCGAGCACAACAACACCGCGTTTTCGCTGGGGTTGATGATCGACTACGCGCGGGTGACGGGGAACACGGAGTTTGGGCGATTGGTGGAGTCGCGGGCTCGGGATTACTACCTGAAGGACAAGGCCTGCCCGCTGGCGTATGAGCCGTCTGGCGAAGATTTCCTGTCGCCCTGTCTGGCCGAGGCGGATGTTGTGCGGCGGATCCTGCCTTCGCAGGAGTTCGGGATGTGGTTGACGGCGTTCCTGCCTCGAGTGGACATGGAGCCGACCGTGGTGACGGATGTGACGGATGGGAAGATGTGGCACCTTGCCGGGCTGAATCTGAGTCGGGCGTGGATGCTGGAAGGCGTCGTTGCCCGGTTGCCTGCGTCCGACCCGCGCCGTGTGCCATTGGGTACGCTGGCCGCGCGGTTGAAGGAAGCCGGGTTGGCCAGCATCACCGGTGCGCACTACGAAGGCGGGCACTGGCTGGGGAGCTTCGCGGTTTATCTGGTGAGCGGCCGGGGGTTGTAG
- a CDS encoding MBL fold metallo-hydrolase — MTRKDFLKSFAAAPVLSSAARAQAAAKPCPPWQPGGLDIHHISTGRGNSTLFITPDGTSMMVDAGATSASLQYTITPKPSGARRPGEWLGRYAQRHLRAAGRDEIDYFVLTHLHGDHMGDVTPDQPMSKLGGYRLTGVSDVAEIVPIRRILDRGYPDYTYPSKQSNGAALNYIEFVKTQQKHGAVAERFRAGSAQQIRLLRKPSEFSNFSVRNLAVNGEVWTGVGDTTRHHFPALETLKPEDYPSENMCCLALRLSYGAFDYYTGGDLPSGIHDGAPAWRDIESPVARVAGPVEVAVLNHHGYTDTTGADYVSSLRPRVFLLLAWDSAHPAISSLQRIYSQSLYPGPRDVFATALKAENKIANKGLANLKSDDGHILVRVAPGGQEFRILILDNTSESDLVKAEFGPYPCG, encoded by the coding sequence ATGACCAGAAAAGACTTCCTCAAATCCTTCGCCGCCGCCCCCGTCCTCTCCAGCGCCGCCCGCGCCCAGGCAGCCGCCAAACCGTGTCCGCCCTGGCAGCCCGGCGGCCTCGACATCCACCACATCTCCACGGGCCGTGGGAACTCCACGCTGTTCATCACGCCCGACGGCACCTCGATGATGGTGGACGCCGGAGCCACCAGCGCATCTCTGCAATACACCATCACGCCGAAGCCAAGCGGTGCCCGCAGGCCCGGTGAATGGCTGGGCCGCTATGCTCAACGGCACCTCCGCGCCGCCGGCCGCGACGAGATCGACTATTTCGTCCTCACCCACCTGCACGGCGATCACATGGGGGATGTCACCCCAGATCAACCCATGTCCAAACTGGGCGGATACCGCCTTACGGGCGTCTCCGACGTCGCGGAAATCGTGCCCATCCGCCGTATCCTCGACCGTGGCTACCCCGACTACACGTATCCCTCCAAACAGTCCAACGGCGCCGCACTGAACTACATCGAGTTCGTGAAAACTCAGCAGAAGCACGGAGCCGTAGCCGAGCGCTTCCGCGCGGGCTCCGCCCAGCAGATCCGTCTCCTCCGCAAGCCTTCTGAATTCTCCAACTTCTCCGTCCGTAATCTGGCCGTGAACGGGGAAGTCTGGACCGGAGTCGGCGATACCACCCGTCACCACTTCCCCGCCCTGGAAACGCTGAAACCCGAGGACTACCCCAGCGAGAACATGTGCTGCCTAGCCCTGCGGCTCAGCTACGGAGCCTTTGACTACTACACCGGCGGCGACCTCCCCAGCGGGATCCACGACGGAGCCCCGGCCTGGCGCGACATCGAGTCGCCCGTGGCCCGAGTGGCCGGGCCGGTCGAGGTGGCGGTGCTGAATCACCACGGGTATACCGACACCACCGGTGCGGACTACGTCAGCTCTCTGCGGCCCCGTGTCTTCCTCCTGCTGGCCTGGGATTCGGCCCATCCCGCCATCTCCAGCCTGCAGCGAATCTATAGCCAGTCGCTCTACCCCGGCCCGCGGGACGTCTTTGCCACCGCGCTGAAGGCGGAAAACAAGATCGCAAATAAGGGTCTGGCGAACCTGAAGAGCGACGACGGGCACATCCTCGTACGAGTGGCACCGGGTGGCCAGGAGTTCCGGATCCTCATCCTCGACAATACGTCCGAGTCGGATCTCGTCAAGGCGGAATTTGGCCCGTACCCTTGCGGCTGA
- a CDS encoding M20/M25/M40 family metallo-hydrolase has product MTFRLLLLLSSCLAALAAEPDWPKIQAETLKHFQALVRMDTSDPPGNETPAALYIKQVLEAEGIPVKLFSSVPNRPNLVARIKGNGSKRPILIVGHTDVVNVDPSKWKEHGPYSADRAGGYIYGRGTVDDKDNLVSCLMAMVTLKRMGVQLDRDVIFLAEAAEEGNSAIGAGFMADQHWDEIDAEYCLAEGGGAMRRGGKLVSVNIMTSEKIPARAVLKTTGTAGHGSVPRVDNAIARLSSAVEKAATWQPPMQLNDTTRAYFERLATVSTPEQASRYNGLANPERSAAIQEFLKVNEPLHYSMLRTSISPTIFHAGYRNNVIPSSAEATLDIRALPGEDLDKFFAELKHQIGDDQVDIQRQPLGRPPAPVSRLDTEMFRTLEAMQRKHYPGAVTLPGMVTGATDMAYFRAKGMQCYGVGPLIDVEELPQGYGAHSDQERILEEELYRFLRFQYDAVVAMAAHQ; this is encoded by the coding sequence ATGACCTTCCGGCTCCTTCTCCTGCTGTCCTCCTGTCTAGCCGCCCTGGCGGCCGAGCCCGACTGGCCGAAGATCCAGGCCGAAACGCTGAAGCATTTCCAGGCCCTGGTGCGCATGGACACCAGCGACCCTCCCGGCAACGAGACGCCGGCGGCCCTGTATATCAAGCAGGTGCTTGAGGCCGAGGGCATTCCGGTGAAGCTCTTTTCCTCCGTGCCTAACCGGCCCAACCTCGTGGCGCGGATCAAGGGCAACGGGTCAAAGCGGCCGATCCTGATTGTCGGCCACACCGACGTGGTGAATGTCGATCCCTCGAAGTGGAAGGAGCATGGTCCGTATTCGGCCGACCGGGCGGGCGGATACATCTATGGACGCGGGACAGTGGACGACAAGGACAACCTGGTGTCGTGCCTGATGGCCATGGTGACGTTGAAGCGCATGGGCGTGCAGTTGGATCGCGACGTGATCTTCCTGGCGGAGGCGGCGGAGGAAGGGAACTCCGCAATTGGCGCGGGCTTCATGGCCGACCAGCATTGGGATGAGATCGATGCCGAGTACTGCCTGGCGGAAGGCGGCGGCGCGATGCGGCGTGGGGGCAAGCTGGTGTCGGTGAATATCATGACTTCGGAAAAGATCCCTGCGCGAGCGGTGTTGAAGACCACCGGCACGGCGGGCCACGGCTCGGTGCCGCGGGTTGATAACGCGATTGCCCGGCTTTCCAGCGCGGTGGAGAAGGCTGCGACGTGGCAGCCGCCGATGCAGCTGAACGATACGACGCGAGCGTACTTCGAGCGCTTGGCCACGGTGAGTACACCCGAGCAGGCCTCCCGCTACAACGGGCTGGCCAACCCTGAGCGATCGGCCGCCATCCAGGAGTTCCTCAAAGTGAACGAGCCGTTGCATTACTCGATGCTGCGGACCTCCATCTCTCCGACGATCTTCCATGCCGGGTACCGCAATAACGTGATCCCTTCCTCCGCCGAGGCGACGCTCGACATCCGGGCGCTGCCGGGCGAGGATCTCGACAAGTTCTTTGCCGAGTTGAAGCACCAGATTGGCGATGATCAGGTGGACATTCAGCGGCAGCCGCTGGGCCGGCCGCCTGCACCGGTGTCGAGACTGGATACCGAGATGTTCCGCACACTGGAAGCCATGCAGCGGAAGCACTACCCGGGGGCGGTGACTCTGCCGGGGATGGTGACCGGCGCCACTGATATGGCCTACTTTCGGGCGAAAGGCATGCAGTGCTACGGCGTAGGCCCGCTGATCGACGTCGAAGAATTACCGCAGGGGTATGGGGCGCACTCCGACCAGGAGCGGATCCTGGAGGAGGAGTTGTACCGGTTTCTGCGATTCCAATATGACGCAGTGGTGGCGATGGCGGCGCACCAATAG
- a CDS encoding ThuA domain-containing protein — MRWFALLLALAQTLAAQAPAGPPKVKTLLITGGAVGGHDWKTVSPLLAKALTETGRFDVRVTEEFRGAGPETLQRYDLVVLNFYDGRNKELWWGDRAQQALLDFVRSGKGLVMYHFSTAAFDGWTEYEKMSGGNWRPNNGHHSAAHDFTVDITDPNHPITQGLKKKLRQPNDELYANLRWQPEGTYHVLATAWDEHKLYNPNDKQPKPGDGLNQPMLWTLEYGKGRVFGNALGHDGPAVKTPTFITTFVRGAEWAATGAVTTPIPPSLAAAAKAEDEQPRVVTPGLGSAPASDAVVLFNGKDMTGWVKKDGSPSGCTAVKGEMHCRTGAGDVYTSAKFQSAQIHLEFQIPSMPQQKGQLKGNSGVYLQGLTELQVLDGYQNPTYATGVVGAVYDQYPPLVNASRKPGEWSSYDIVLRTPKCNERKQQLEPGFVTVYLNGVLVQERSELRFRPGMCDPAPLMLQDHSGFKDAPDTTMKFRNLWYRPLN, encoded by the coding sequence ATGAGATGGTTTGCTCTCCTACTTGCTCTGGCACAGACACTTGCCGCACAGGCCCCCGCTGGCCCGCCCAAAGTCAAAACTCTGTTGATCACCGGCGGCGCCGTGGGCGGCCACGACTGGAAGACCGTGTCCCCGCTGCTGGCCAAGGCCTTGACGGAGACCGGCCGCTTCGATGTCCGCGTCACCGAGGAATTCCGCGGAGCCGGCCCCGAAACCCTCCAGCGCTACGACCTCGTCGTCCTCAACTTCTATGACGGCCGCAACAAAGAACTGTGGTGGGGCGACCGTGCCCAGCAGGCGCTGCTCGACTTCGTCCGTTCCGGCAAGGGACTGGTGATGTACCACTTCTCCACCGCCGCCTTCGACGGCTGGACGGAGTACGAGAAGATGTCCGGAGGCAACTGGCGCCCCAACAACGGCCACCACTCCGCCGCCCACGACTTCACTGTGGACATCACCGATCCGAACCATCCCATCACCCAGGGCCTCAAGAAGAAGCTCCGCCAGCCCAACGACGAGCTATACGCCAACTTGCGCTGGCAACCCGAGGGGACCTATCACGTCCTGGCCACCGCCTGGGACGAGCACAAGCTCTACAACCCCAACGACAAGCAGCCCAAGCCCGGCGACGGCTTGAATCAGCCGATGCTCTGGACCCTCGAGTACGGCAAGGGCCGCGTCTTCGGCAATGCCCTCGGCCACGACGGACCCGCGGTGAAGACCCCCACGTTCATCACCACTTTCGTTCGGGGCGCGGAATGGGCCGCCACCGGCGCCGTCACCACACCCATCCCCCCGAGCCTGGCGGCAGCAGCCAAGGCGGAAGACGAGCAACCGCGTGTCGTAACGCCCGGCCTCGGCTCCGCTCCGGCCTCTGACGCCGTCGTGCTCTTCAACGGCAAAGACATGACCGGTTGGGTCAAGAAGGACGGCTCGCCGTCCGGCTGCACGGCCGTGAAAGGGGAGATGCACTGCAGGACCGGAGCCGGCGACGTCTACACCTCCGCCAAGTTCCAAAGCGCGCAGATCCATCTGGAGTTCCAGATCCCCTCGATGCCGCAGCAGAAGGGCCAACTCAAGGGCAACAGCGGCGTCTACCTGCAGGGACTGACCGAACTGCAGGTCCTGGACGGCTATCAGAACCCAACCTACGCCACCGGCGTAGTCGGCGCGGTCTATGACCAGTACCCGCCCCTCGTGAACGCCTCCCGCAAGCCGGGCGAATGGTCCAGCTATGACATCGTGCTGCGGACGCCCAAGTGCAACGAGCGTAAGCAGCAGTTGGAGCCCGGCTTCGTCACGGTGTATCTCAACGGAGTCCTCGTGCAGGAGCGCAGCGAACTCCGCTTCCGGCCCGGCATGTGCGATCCAGCACCGCTGATGCTCCAGGACCACTCCGGCTTCAAGGATGCGCCGGATACGACCATGAAGTTCCGGAACCTCTGGTACCGGCCGCTCAATTAG
- a CDS encoding Gfo/Idh/MocA family oxidoreductase, protein MTLFRTLALATLAASVFAQDPAPPLRLAIAGLVHGHVDGFLRAARAKHVQIVGVYDPDTKLHAKYAEKYHLEPGVFFTNLNTMLDKTKPEAVASFTSTFDHPVVVQAAAARKIHVMMEKPLAVNMEHARAIHKAATAAGIHVIVNYETTWYRSHGAIYDLVKKQKAIGDVRKMVAMDGHQGPKEIGVGPEFLGWLTDPVKNGAGALFDFGCYGANLMTWLMDGQRPIAVTAITQRIKPEIYSKVDDEANVLVEYPKAIGIIEGSWNWPYSRKDLEVYAEKGVAIAVGGNILRTRQPGRTDERTETPDALPPDESDSISYLTAIVRGRLKPSGLSSLENNMVVTEILEAARESARTGRRVTLK, encoded by the coding sequence GTGACCCTTTTTCGGACCCTCGCCCTCGCCACACTGGCCGCTTCCGTCTTTGCTCAAGATCCGGCTCCGCCGCTGCGCCTCGCCATCGCCGGTTTGGTGCACGGCCACGTGGATGGATTCCTACGCGCCGCTCGCGCGAAACACGTCCAGATCGTTGGCGTGTACGACCCGGACACCAAGCTCCATGCGAAGTACGCGGAAAAGTACCACCTGGAGCCGGGGGTCTTTTTCACGAACCTCAACACGATGCTCGACAAGACGAAGCCGGAGGCCGTGGCTTCGTTCACGTCGACGTTCGACCATCCGGTGGTGGTGCAGGCGGCGGCGGCGCGGAAGATCCACGTGATGATGGAGAAGCCGCTGGCTGTGAATATGGAGCACGCGCGCGCCATCCACAAGGCCGCGACGGCGGCGGGCATCCATGTGATCGTGAACTACGAGACGACGTGGTACCGCAGTCACGGTGCGATTTACGACCTGGTCAAGAAGCAGAAGGCGATCGGCGATGTTCGCAAGATGGTCGCCATGGATGGGCATCAGGGCCCCAAGGAGATCGGCGTGGGGCCGGAGTTCCTGGGATGGCTGACGGATCCCGTGAAAAATGGCGCGGGCGCTCTGTTCGACTTCGGCTGCTATGGCGCGAACCTGATGACCTGGCTCATGGACGGCCAGCGGCCCATCGCGGTGACGGCCATCACACAGCGGATCAAACCCGAGATCTATTCCAAGGTCGACGATGAGGCGAACGTGCTGGTGGAGTATCCGAAGGCAATCGGGATCATCGAAGGCTCGTGGAATTGGCCGTACAGCCGCAAGGATCTGGAGGTTTACGCGGAGAAGGGTGTCGCCATTGCCGTGGGCGGCAATATCCTCCGGACGCGGCAGCCGGGCCGTACCGATGAAAGGACCGAGACACCCGACGCACTGCCGCCGGATGAGAGCGACTCCATTTCCTACCTGACGGCGATTGTGCGGGGGCGGCTGAAGCCGTCCGGGCTGTCATCCCTGGAGAACAACATGGTGGTGACGGAGATTCTGGAGGCGGCCCGGGAATCGGCCAGGACGGGCCGCCGCGTCACGTTGAAATAG
- a CDS encoding TfoX/Sxy family protein, producing MGASNQYLEFLHEWLSPLGQITARAMFGGHCLYCDGLTFALLAGNTLYLKADTVSRDQFTALGLQPFQPFPDKPDVMQYYPPPPAFFDNAEEMERWGRMAIEAARRARDRKGKRKRA from the coding sequence ATGGGTGCAAGCAATCAATACCTCGAGTTCCTGCACGAGTGGCTCAGCCCGCTGGGCCAGATCACCGCGCGCGCCATGTTCGGCGGACACTGCCTCTATTGCGACGGGCTCACCTTCGCGCTGTTAGCTGGCAACACATTGTATCTAAAGGCCGACACAGTCTCGCGGGACCAGTTCACAGCCCTCGGCCTGCAGCCCTTCCAGCCGTTTCCGGACAAGCCGGACGTGATGCAATACTACCCGCCCCCACCCGCGTTCTTCGACAACGCCGAAGAGATGGAGCGCTGGGGTCGAATGGCCATCGAGGCCGCCCGGCGGGCGCGCGACAGGAAGGGGAAACGAAAGCGTGCCTGA
- a CDS encoding HAD-IIIC family phosphatase: MNQSNNSHPTHHPTFCVAVSANFTAEPIRPMLAFWGRVLNAQVDLRFAPYDQILQTVLDPTGEFARNEHGVNLVLCRYEDLGHFVDYGAETLNRLEGIVQELTGALRSAPSHLPAPILFCLCPPSPEFAADPACAASLERARSVIQRTLGETPGIQYLDYTEIQATYPVETYHDAEGQRLGRIPYTEQYFAALGTALVRRTQAMFMPPYKVIAVDCDNTLWRGICGEDGPAGVTLDGPRRLLHEFLLEQREAGMLLVMASKNNDQDVFDTFAAHPEFPLQLRHFTAWRLNWESKAANLAALADELGVGLDTFIFLDDNPKECAEVADGAPEALPLVLPEDIEELPEFLHHIWAFDHPVITDEDRQRSTLYVQTLEFGREIKRAASLEEFIAGLNLRVDFQPLVPERLGRVAQLTQRTNQFNCTTIRRNEQEIQALLSDGRYRCFTGEVSDRFGEYGLVGVLIVERRITEMRVDTFLLSCRALGRGVEHRMLSALAEEALDNGIYTVSVAFRPSAKNMPARQFLDSIGFGTVETAEDEFVYRFPATELQALRWKPKKVDLDVAAPKPKLRAPAVRRFVEFARIAQDLRTPAQVVTEVRRQAQSVLAHSTAPDGPATDVERRLAAIWTELLERPATSVTSNFFDLGGHSLLAVLLLMRVKEEFGVELSVDDVYSGTLTLGELARTIEAHQLGAMDADEYHALLAEIEGLSDEEVQALLQQEEQAGESGSGQH, translated from the coding sequence GTGAACCAATCCAACAACAGTCACCCGACGCATCACCCGACCTTCTGCGTTGCTGTCAGTGCTAACTTTACGGCCGAGCCCATCCGGCCTATGCTGGCGTTCTGGGGCCGGGTTCTAAACGCGCAAGTGGATCTGCGCTTCGCCCCCTATGATCAGATCCTGCAGACGGTCCTCGATCCCACAGGCGAATTCGCGCGGAACGAACACGGTGTGAATCTGGTGCTGTGCCGCTATGAGGACCTGGGCCATTTCGTGGACTACGGCGCCGAGACCCTCAATCGGCTGGAAGGCATTGTCCAGGAACTCACCGGGGCGCTGCGGTCCGCCCCCTCACACCTGCCGGCCCCCATCCTCTTCTGCCTCTGCCCGCCGTCGCCTGAGTTCGCCGCCGACCCGGCCTGCGCCGCCAGCCTTGAGCGCGCCCGAAGCGTCATCCAGCGCACACTCGGCGAGACGCCCGGCATCCAGTACCTCGACTACACCGAGATCCAGGCGACCTATCCCGTGGAGACCTACCACGACGCCGAAGGACAGCGCCTGGGCCGTATTCCCTACACGGAGCAATACTTCGCCGCACTGGGCACCGCGCTGGTCCGCCGCACGCAGGCGATGTTCATGCCGCCCTACAAGGTGATCGCGGTGGACTGCGACAACACACTCTGGCGCGGAATTTGCGGCGAGGACGGCCCGGCCGGCGTCACCCTCGACGGGCCGCGCAGGCTTCTCCACGAGTTCCTCCTTGAGCAGCGCGAGGCCGGCATGCTGCTGGTCATGGCCAGCAAGAACAACGACCAGGACGTCTTCGACACCTTCGCCGCCCACCCCGAGTTCCCCCTCCAACTCCGCCACTTCACCGCCTGGCGGCTGAACTGGGAATCCAAGGCCGCCAATCTCGCCGCGCTCGCCGACGAGTTGGGTGTCGGCCTGGATACATTCATTTTCCTCGACGACAATCCAAAAGAGTGCGCCGAAGTGGCTGATGGCGCGCCCGAGGCGCTGCCCCTAGTCCTGCCCGAAGACATCGAGGAACTGCCGGAGTTCCTGCATCACATCTGGGCCTTCGACCACCCCGTCATCACCGACGAAGACCGCCAGCGCAGCACCCTCTACGTACAGACACTGGAGTTCGGCCGTGAGATCAAACGCGCCGCCAGCCTCGAAGAGTTCATCGCGGGCCTGAACCTCCGGGTTGACTTCCAGCCCCTGGTTCCAGAACGCCTCGGCCGCGTCGCCCAGTTGACCCAGCGCACCAATCAGTTCAACTGCACCACTATCCGCCGCAACGAGCAGGAGATCCAGGCTCTACTCTCCGACGGCCGTTACCGCTGCTTCACCGGCGAAGTCTCTGACCGCTTCGGCGAATACGGCCTGGTCGGCGTGCTCATCGTCGAACGCCGCATCACCGAGATGCGCGTCGACACTTTCCTGCTGAGCTGCCGCGCGCTGGGCCGCGGCGTGGAGCACCGCATGCTCTCCGCGCTCGCCGAAGAGGCGCTCGACAACGGCATCTACACCGTCAGCGTGGCATTCCGCCCGTCGGCCAAGAACATGCCGGCCCGCCAGTTCCTCGACAGCATCGGATTCGGTACCGTCGAAACCGCCGAGGACGAGTTCGTCTACCGCTTTCCAGCCACCGAGTTGCAGGCCCTGCGCTGGAAGCCAAAGAAGGTCGACCTGGACGTGGCCGCGCCCAAACCAAAGCTCCGAGCGCCCGCCGTACGCCGCTTCGTCGAGTTCGCCCGCATCGCGCAGGATCTGCGGACACCCGCCCAGGTGGTCACCGAGGTGCGCCGTCAAGCCCAGTCCGTTCTGGCCCACTCGACGGCGCCCGATGGGCCGGCCACCGACGTGGAGCGCCGCCTGGCCGCCATCTGGACCGAGTTGCTGGAGCGCCCCGCCACTTCGGTCACTTCCAACTTCTTCGACCTCGGTGGGCACTCCCTCCTCGCCGTCCTTCTTCTCATGCGTGTGAAGGAGGAGTTCGGCGTCGAACTCTCCGTCGACGACGTCTACTCGGGCACCTTGACCCTGGGCGAACTCGCGCGCACCATTGAGGCGCATCAACTGGGCGCCATGGACGCCGACGAGTATCACGCCCTCCTGGCCGAGATCGAGGGTTTGTCGGACGAGGAAGTGCAGGCCCTCCTCCAGCAGGAGGAGCAGGCCGGCGAAAGCGGGAGCGGGCAGCACTAA